TAACTCTGCAACGGTAAATTGGAAAACGGCACTTCCGATCTGAATGGCACTGTCAGGCCATCCTAACCCATCATTAGTGTAATCATACATTAAAGGCTTCCATGCATTATCATCTAAAGGCAATCCACCACTTATCATACCAACTAGCAGGCCGTGTAATTCTGCGGGCGTTACCGCTAATCCACTGTCTTTAAGGGCTGACTCTACAGTCAGGAATTCTGGCATTTTAATTTCGCTCATTAGAAGCTCTCTAAATTTATGATTAGTACCCCATGCTACCACTTCAAGCAAATTCAGAAAACTCACGATCACTTTCAATTGAGTATCTTTTCATCATATTGTTGTTTTATTAAGAATATAGTTAACCGCTGTCAACAAAGAGAAGGGAAATGCTTGAATCTTATTAATGCATTTCTTATAGTTTCATATAATTATCACTGAAGATAAAATAAATCAGTGTTATCCCCTAGTTTAACGATGAGTAATGTATTGATGACAAGCCAAGCTGTCCAAGTCCAAATATTAGGACGTGCCATTAAGGTGAACTGCCCTGCTGGTCAAGAAGCAGCTTTAAAAGAGGCGGCTAAAGATTTAAATAACCGAGTAAATGAATTATCGGAACGCACTAAAGTAACGAATACAGAACAATTATTAACGATCACATCGCTAAATATCTGTTATGAGTTACATATGTCTAAAAATGAAGCAAGTAAACACTCATCTGATGTTTACCAGCGCATGGGACTGCTTGCTAGTGCATTAGAAGCTGCAATTTCTTTAGCAAAGCCTAGTAAAACGGAAGAAAGTACGGCAGAATAGTCTCATCGCTAAGGATAGCAAAAGAATTAAATTTACCCTGGAGTGTTTGTGGTCGGATCTATGTCCCTGAGCCGATAAGCACAAATTAGGGTTAGTATTTGTTTGCTATTGAGCATGCTCGGCTTGTACTGAGAAGCCTACGGTAAACTTTGCTGATCCGCCTTGAACCTAGGGTTCAAGGGCTACGTTTCACTACGGCACTTTGGGGTATTCCATGCAATCTCCTCGACACCTTCGACAAGACATCCGTCAACGTCGTAAAAACCTCTCTCAGCAATATCAACATCAAGCCGCTTACGATCTCGTACAGCAATGCTCCACTGATCTTTCAATACAAAAAGCTCAATCTATTGCTATTTACCTTTCAGCTGATGGCGAAATAGGTACTCACTTATTAATTGAGTGGCTATGGGAGCAAGGAAAAAACGTTTTCTTACCGGTAATCCATCCTTTTTCTAAAGGCTACCTACTATTTCTTGAATATGACCGCACGACACCTCTTATCGTAAATAAATACCAAATACGAGAACCCAAGTTAGATAAAACTAAAGTCATTCCTATCTCTGAATTGGATCTTATCTTAACTCCTCTAGTTGCTTTTGATCACACAGGAAACCGGTTAGGTATGGGGGGCGGTTATTACGACCGTACACTTAAGAACTGGCATCAATATCAACAAGGTCCTATGCCTATAGGTATTGCTCACTCTTGCCAACAAGTCGATATTTTACCTGTTGAATCTTGGGATGTTCCTCTTCCTCGTATCATTACCTCTGATAAAATATGGAAATGGTAAAAAACAACCGAAAACGTTTGCTTTAAGTATCTTCACATCACTTTTTTACTCTTTCTAGACTTATTTTTTCTGACGAAGAAAAATCTGTACGTTATAATCACGCCGCTTTCATATTGAACACTATTATTTCATTAGGAGAATGTCATGACTCAAGACGAGATGAAAAAAGCAGCCGGTTGGGCAGCGTTAGAATACGTAGAAGTTGGCAGCATTGTTGGTGTAGGTACAGGATCAACAGTAAATCATTTCATCGACGCACTTGCGACAATGAAAGATGACATTAAAGGTGCGGTATCAAGTTCAGTTGCTTCAACAGAAAAACTAAAAGAACTCGGTATTGAAGTTTTTGATTGTAACGATGTTGCTGGTCTTGATGTTTATGTCGATGGCGCGGATGAAATCAATGGTCTGAACGAGATGATTAAAGGTGGTGGTGCAGCCCTTACTCGTGAAAAAATCGTTGCTGCAATTTCTGATAAGTTTATTTGTATTGTTGATAACACAAAACAAGTCGACATATTAGGTGAGTTTCCTCTTCCTGTTGAAGTCATTCCAATGGCACGCTCTTATGTTGCTCGTGAACTGGTTAAGTTAGGTGGTGATCCTGCCTACCGTGAAGGCGTTGTTACTGATAATGGTAATATGATCTTAGACGTTCACAACATGAAAATCACCAATGCGAAAGAGCTTGAAGATAAAATTAATGCCCTTCCTGGTGTTGTGACGGTTGGTTTATTTGCTCACCGTGGCGCCGATGTTTTATTGGTTGGCGCTCCTGATGGCGTAAAAAAATTCGTTTAATACGATGATTCCCCTTCTTATCTCTGTAAATTGAGAGATAAAAATGTCATTTGATTACAAACGGTGCTCATTAGCACCGTTTTTTATTAACTAACCTGAATTCTGGATAAGGCTGAACTAATTGCCCACCTAACGATCAGATCTTTCGACCAAGAATTATTTGAACGTATTTTAAAAGGTGGGCAAGATGAATAAATTAGTTGATATATTTTGTGATGTCGATGATTTTTGTTATCAATTCTTATCTCAATGGGAAAAATACCTTGTTGAGGCTAGTGAGAGAAAAAGAAAACGTCAGTCAGTAATGTCTACTAGTGAATGTATGACTATTGTCATCGCTTTTCATCAATCAAATCATAGAGATTTCAAGAACTTCTATATCGGGTTAGTTCATCAATATTGGAAAGGATACTTTCCAAATTTACTTAGCTACACTCGATTTGTGAGCAAAATGCCTAGCCTAATCGCCCCAATGTGTGCCTATTTTCAATCTATCAAAGGTAAGCCGACTGGCATTGCTTTTGTTGACTCCACGAGTCTTAAAGTATGCCATAACATTCGAATTCCTCGCCATAAAGTCTTTGATGGTGTTGCGAAAAGAGGAAAAGGTACCATGGGATGGTTTTTCGGCTTCAAACTTCATTTATTGATTAACCATCTTGGAGAAATTATTTCGCTGAAAATCACAGCTGGCAATGTAAATGATAGGACTCCTGTACCTGATTTATGCAAAGAACTCTCGGGGAAATTGTACGCTGATAAAGGGTACATAGGTAAAAAGTTGAGTGAGAGCTTAAAGAACTCTGATGTCGATTTAGTGACTACCTCGCGAAAAAACATGAAAGCAAAAGAGATAAGTGCTTTTGATAAGGCTATGTTATCAAAGAGATACATTATCGAAACGATAAATGACCAATTGAAGAATATCTCTCAAATTGAACATAGCCGTCATCGTAGCGTGACTGGTTTCATGCTAAATGTAATTTCAGGCGTTGTGGCTTATTGTTTAAAAAAACAAAAGCCACGAATTAAGCTATCAGAATGTGAATTTGAACTAATCCTCGCTTAAAGCATGTTTTATCCAGAATTCAGGTTAACTATTCCGTAATTTTCTTACCCAAACTGGTTATTTTTTGATACTTTATAATCATCAATAAATAATCACTTCCCTAATCATTATTGATTTTGTTTTTAAGGATAAGAACGACCATGGCAAAAGTATCTCTGGAAAAAGAAAAAATTAAAATTCTTCTTTTAGAAGGATTGCACCCATCTTGTGTTGAAGTTTTTCAAGCTGACGGCTATACAAACATTGAATACCATAAAGGTTCATTGTCAGAAGAAGAGCTTCTTGAAGCAGTAAAAGATGTCCACTTCATAGGTTTACGATCACGAACTCAACTAACCCAAGAAGTGTTTGATGCTGCTAATAAATTAGTTGCCGTTGGTTGTTTCTGTATTGGTACGAACCAAGTAAACCTAACCGCAGCAGCAAAACGCGGTATTCCTGTCTTTAATGCCCCGTTCTCTAATACACGTAGTGTGGCTGAACTAGTATTGGGGCAAATCCTATTACTGCTTCGCGGTATTCCAGAAAAGAATGCACAAGCTCACCGTGGTATCTGGAAAAAAAGTGCTGACTCTTCTTTTGAAGCCAGAGGCAAACGTTTGGGTATCATAGGTTACGGACATATCGGCACACAATTGGGGATCTTAGCTGAAAACCTAGGCATGCGTGTTTACTATTATGATATTGAAAATAAATTATCATTAGGTAACGCCACTCAAATTCAAACCATGAGTGAACTATTAAACAAGTGTGATGTTATTACCCTTCATGTACCTGAAACCGCAGGCACAAAAGACATGATGGGTGCAGAAGAGTTCGCAAGAATGAAACCAGGGGCAATCTTTATCAATGCTGCTCGTGGTACCGTCGTAAAAATACCCGACTTATGTGCAGCGCTTGAATCTGGCCATCTAGGTGGTGCCGCTATTGACGTATTCCCAGTAGAACCTAAAACAAATGCAGACCCATTTGAATCACCATTGCAAAAGTTTGATAATGTTATCCTAACACCTCATGTCGGAGGCTCAACTCAAGAAGCTCAAGAAAACATTGGGGTAGAAGTCGCAGGTAAACTTACAAAATACTCAGATAATGGTTCAACACTGTCATCAGTGAACTTCCCAGAAGTCTCTCTACCTCTACATACTGGCACGTCTCGTTTACTTCATATTCATGAGAACCGCCCAGGCATTCTGACTAAAATTAACAGTATTTTTGCGGATAAAGGGATTAATATCGCGGCACAATACCTACAAACCTCATCAGAAATGGGCTATGTCGTTATTGATGTTGAAGCCGCTCGTTCAGAAGAAGCATTAACGAAGCTAAAAGATATTGAAGGTACTATCCGAGCCCGTATCCTTCACTAATAAATCATACGCTAATAACATCGTACAAAAAAAAGGGTTACGCTTAGTAACCCTTTTTATTTCAATGTATTTTTCTAAACACTATTATAGATATAACGTCGCTTATTCTTTTAAACGATAAACAACCGAAACACTGTCAGAGATAACCATTTGTGTATCTTGGTAGCTTTCAGCTGTATTTGCAGAACTGTCCATACGCATCGCTTTCATCATTACAGGTTGGCTATAATTATTATGATAAGAAATCTTCCAGACGCCTTTCACTGATGTACCAAAACCTTTCGCCAAAGAAGCGGCTTTATTATTTGCATCTTTAATTGCTTCTAAACGCGCAGCTTCAATATATTCTTTTTCTTTGCTTGTTTTAAGTTCAATGTGATTAATTCGATTAATTCCATCACCTAAAGCTTTATCTAAATACCCATTCAGTTTATTTAAATCCATCACCGTAACAGTAATGTTGCGAATCGCTTTATAACCAACTAATTCAGGTTTCTGCCCTTTCGGGTAACGATATTCGGGTGTTAAACGAATATTGCCACTATTAATATTCTCTCGCTTAACACCTTGTACTTCTAAACGAGCTAAAAATCCGATCACTGCCTTGTCAGCAGCTTGCTTCGCTTTTTCTGCTGTTGCTTTACTTTCTACCACATCAACAGAAAACTGAGCCATATCAGGAACAACCAGTACCTTACCCTCTCCAGACACTTCCAAATGAGGAAACTCTGGTGATTCAGCAAATGCAGCAGGGGAAATCAAAGCAGATAAACATAATGCACTAACAATTTTTTTCATTTTAATATCTCAATATAACGTCATGTATATATGACTCTTATTTATATAGAAAATTCCATTTCATATTCATTCTAGTCCACTCTAATCCAAAAGGATAATAGATAAGTAGCAGATAAAAAAAATGCTCCCCGAAGGAAGCATTTTCTACACTAAGACCATAAAGGCTAATCAGCTTTATTCAAATGAACATCCATTTGCGGGAATGGGATTTCAATTCCTTCGCTATCTAGACCTTCTTTAATCGCTTGAAGCGTATCAAAATAAACATCCCAGTAATCTGCAGTTTTACACCACGGACGAACCACAAAGTTTACTGATGAATCAGCTAAAGCAACAACACCAACCGTTGGTGCCGGTGTTTTAAGTACACGAGGATCAGCCTCAAGTACTTTTGTGATCACTTCTTTAGTTTTCTTAAGATCAGCACTATAAGAAACGCCAATAACATGATCAACACGACGTGTAGCATGACGAGAATAGTTAGTAATTGGGCTACCAATAACACCCCCATTCGGCACAACAATCATTTTATTATCTGGAGTAGTTAGGATCGTTTGGAAAATTTGGATAGACTCAACAGAACCAGCCACGCCGCCAATCTCAACGTAATCGCCAGATTTGAATGGACGAAAGGCAACAATCAATACACCAGCTGCAAAGTTTGATAACGAACCTTGAAGTGCAAGACCTACCGCTAAACCAGCCGCACCAATAACAGCAACAACAGAAGCCGTTTGAACACCTACTTTACCTAATGCTGCAATTAATACGATAATAAATAAAAGGTAACGAACTAATGTATGAGCAAAGTCAACGACTGCTTTGTCCATTTTTTTCTTTTCAAGAACTTTACTTACACTACCAGCGACTTTCTTAACGATAATATTACCGATAAAAAGAATAACTAGTGCCGAAATAATATTTACACCATAAGTAATAAAGAGTTCTGAATTATCTGTAAGCCAACGCTCTAAATTAGCAACGCCAGTTGTTGCTAAATCAGTAACTGCACCTTGATCTGCCATTTGATTTGTCCTTTATATAGTTCTCATGCGAATGAGAATGTAGTCATTATTTTGACGATTTATACCTATTCTAACACTATCGATAGTCAGTGTGGTGTTAAATCCTTTTAAATACCTATTTACATGCTTAATTAACGACCTAAACCAATGTTAAAAAATAGCTATTAATACAAGCACCTAGTTAATATAACTACTCAAGCCAAATTTAGAAACATTTTATTTACATAATTTGCCAATAAAATCAATTTCCATGCAATTATTTGAACTGTTCTTCTCGTTTAAACATCAGTTCTTTCTCTGATGATTCAGCTGACACAAAATAGTAACCATCTACCGCAAAACGTTTTAACTCTTCAATGGTTGCAATTCTATTTTCAATGATAAAACGAGCCATTAGGCCACGTGCTTTTTTTGCATAAAAACTAATTATTTTATACTGCCCATTTTTGCAATCTTTAAATATTGGAGTGATCACATCAGCATTTAATAACGCGGGTTTGACGGCTTTAAAATATTCATTTGATGCTAGATTGATAAGAGTCTTATCACCCTGTTCTTCAATCGCTGCATTTAGCTTTTCTGTTATTTTATTACCCCAAAATTGATAAAGATTCGCTCCTCTATCATTTGCTAATTTAGTCCCCATCTCTAAACGATACGGTTGCATCAGATCAAGTGGCTTTAATAATCCATACAGCCCTGAAAGCATGCGTAAATGCCGCTGCGCATAATCAAAATCATCATCACTAAAACTAGCAGCATCAAGCCCGGTATATACATCGCCTTTAAAAGCAAATAACGCTTGTCTAGAATTATCAGAAGTAAAGATAGGAGACCACTCTTCAAATCTAATCGCGTTAAGACTCGCAATTTTATCACTCACTTTCATTAATGAAGAAATATCAAGAGGCGTTAACTTTCGACATACATGAATTAATTCTTCCGAATCAGCAATGAAATCGGGTTGTGTCGATAAATCGGTTGCCAATGGGCTTTCGTAATCAAGGGTCTTAGCAGGAGAAACAACAATAAGCATGAGCGAGAAATTCCTTTATCTGATTTATATAAAGATAGTAACGATTCAGATACAAAAAAGCCACGCTAGGTAGCGTGGCTTTATCTATTTATTTGATGGGTAAAAGCAATTAATTAGTTTTTCTCTTTGTTATTATCCCAAATACCTTCTTCTAATTGAGAATGTAATTCAGGGTAATCTTTACTATCAAAGGTCGGTAATTTACCCTCACTAAGCTGCTTATTGTAATCTTTCGCCAGCTTGATAACGGTTCCTGACAATAATGAAATTGCGATTAAATTCACTATTGCCATCATCCCCATAGAAACATCAGCTAAAGCCCATACCGTAGGTAATGATGATAACGCCCCAAACATAACCATACCTAAAACCACGATACGGAAAATACCGATCCCGGCTTTATGATTGTGCTCCAAGAAAATCAAATTAGTCTCAGCGTACGAATAATTTGCAATGATAGAGGTAAAAGCAAAGAAGAAAATAGCAACCGCAATAAATATTCCGCCCCAATCCCCCACTTGGCTTGTTAATGCTAACTGAGTTAACTCAATACCAGTGACTTCGCCATGCGGTACATATTCACCCGACATTAAGATAATCGCGACAGTAGATGAACAGATAACAATCGTATCCATAAACACACCAAGCATTTGAACATAACCTTGTGAAGCAGGATGCGGCGGATAAGGTGTTGCAGAGGCTGCTGCATTAGGTGCAGACCCCATACCTGCTTCATTTGAGAATAGACCGCGCTTAATACCATTAATCATTGCTTGAGCAATTGCGTAACCTAAACCACCAGCAGCGGCTTCTTGAAGTCCAAAAGCACTCTTAAAGATCAGAGTAACCACTCCCGGTAGTTTTTCTATGTTTGTAACCATGATATATAAAGCAATCGCTAAGTACGCTAATGCCATCACAGGTACTATGATTTCAGCCGTTCGAGCAATGGTTCGAAAACCACCGAAAATAACAATCGCAGAAATAATCACAATACCAATACCGACATACAGAGGTTGCCACCCGAATGCATTCTGCATTGCACTGGCTATCGAGTTTGCTTGTACTGCATTAAATACCAAACCAAAAGCGATGATCAAAAAGACAGAAAACAATACGCCCATCCAGCGCATGCCCAATCCTTTTTCCATATAATAAGCAGGGCCACCACGATAGTTGCCTTCATCATCTTTGGTTTTATATAATTGTGCTAATGTACTTTCAGCAAATGACGTTGCCATACCCAACATAGCAATAAGCCACATCCAGAAAATAGCGCCTGGACCGCCGGCGGTTAAAGCGACGGCAACCCCTGCCATATTCCCCGTACCAACACGCGCAGCTAAGCTGGTGCATAGTGCTTGAAACGATGAAATACCAGAAGAATCAGATTTACGGCTGTTTTTTAAAACAGAAAACATATGCCCAAAATGACGAAATTGAATAAAGCCTAAACGAACCGTAAAATAGATCCCAATGGCGACTAATAAATACACGAGAACTGAACCCCATAACAGGTCATTCAGTAAGTTAATAATACTTGTCACGCTTACCTCTCAGCTAAGTTTGGTTATGACATAGCACACTTGATAAATTTAGTGGCTAAAAAATGACGAACTTTAAGCGTCTTCATCTATGTAGGAATTCGCATTCCTAAAGCACGCATAGAGTATGAAAACGTAAATTTAATTTCACTTTATATAAATATT
The Aliivibrio salmonicida LFI1238 genome window above contains:
- the yaaA gene encoding peroxide stress protein YaaA, with the translated sequence MLIVVSPAKTLDYESPLATDLSTQPDFIADSEELIHVCRKLTPLDISSLMKVSDKIASLNAIRFEEWSPIFTSDNSRQALFAFKGDVYTGLDAASFSDDDFDYAQRHLRMLSGLYGLLKPLDLMQPYRLEMGTKLANDRGANLYQFWGNKITEKLNAAIEEQGDKTLINLASNEYFKAVKPALLNADVITPIFKDCKNGQYKIISFYAKKARGLMARFIIENRIATIEELKRFAVDGYYFVSAESSEKELMFKREEQFK
- the mscS gene encoding small-conductance mechanosensitive channel MscS; translation: MADQGAVTDLATTGVANLERWLTDNSELFITYGVNIISALVILFIGNIIVKKVAGSVSKVLEKKKMDKAVVDFAHTLVRYLLFIIVLIAALGKVGVQTASVVAVIGAAGLAVGLALQGSLSNFAAGVLIVAFRPFKSGDYVEIGGVAGSVESIQIFQTILTTPDNKMIVVPNGGVIGSPITNYSRHATRRVDHVIGVSYSADLKKTKEVITKVLEADPRVLKTPAPTVGVVALADSSVNFVVRPWCKTADYWDVYFDTLQAIKEGLDSEGIEIPFPQMDVHLNKAD
- a CDS encoding oxidative stress defense protein; the encoded protein is MKKIVSALCLSALISPAAFAESPEFPHLEVSGEGKVLVVPDMAQFSVDVVESKATAEKAKQAADKAVIGFLARLEVQGVKRENINSGNIRLTPEYRYPKGQKPELVGYKAIRNITVTVMDLNKLNGYLDKALGDGINRINHIELKTSKEKEYIEAARLEAIKDANNKAASLAKGFGTSVKGVWKISYHNNYSQPVMMKAMRMDSSANTAESYQDTQMVISDSVSVVYRLKE
- a CDS encoding alanine/glycine:cation symporter family protein; protein product: MTSIINLLNDLLWGSVLVYLLVAIGIYFTVRLGFIQFRHFGHMFSVLKNSRKSDSSGISSFQALCTSLAARVGTGNMAGVAVALTAGGPGAIFWMWLIAMLGMATSFAESTLAQLYKTKDDEGNYRGGPAYYMEKGLGMRWMGVLFSVFLIIAFGLVFNAVQANSIASAMQNAFGWQPLYVGIGIVIISAIVIFGGFRTIARTAEIIVPVMALAYLAIALYIMVTNIEKLPGVVTLIFKSAFGLQEAAAGGLGYAIAQAMINGIKRGLFSNEAGMGSAPNAAASATPYPPHPASQGYVQMLGVFMDTIVICSSTVAIILMSGEYVPHGEVTGIELTQLALTSQVGDWGGIFIAVAIFFFAFTSIIANYSYAETNLIFLEHNHKAGIGIFRIVVLGMVMFGALSSLPTVWALADVSMGMMAIVNLIAISLLSGTVIKLAKDYNKQLSEGKLPTFDSKDYPELHSQLEEGIWDNNKEKN
- the serA gene encoding phosphoglycerate dehydrogenase, translated to MAKVSLEKEKIKILLLEGLHPSCVEVFQADGYTNIEYHKGSLSEEELLEAVKDVHFIGLRSRTQLTQEVFDAANKLVAVGCFCIGTNQVNLTAAAKRGIPVFNAPFSNTRSVAELVLGQILLLLRGIPEKNAQAHRGIWKKSADSSFEARGKRLGIIGYGHIGTQLGILAENLGMRVYYYDIENKLSLGNATQIQTMSELLNKCDVITLHVPETAGTKDMMGAEEFARMKPGAIFINAARGTVVKIPDLCAALESGHLGGAAIDVFPVEPKTNADPFESPLQKFDNVILTPHVGGSTQEAQENIGVEVAGKLTKYSDNGSTLSSVNFPEVSLPLHTGTSRLLHIHENRPGILTKINSIFADKGINIAAQYLQTSSEMGYVVIDVEAARSEEALTKLKDIEGTIRARILH
- a CDS encoding IS982-like element ISVsa6 family transposase; the encoded protein is MNKLVDIFCDVDDFCYQFLSQWEKYLVEASERKRKRQSVMSTSECMTIVIAFHQSNHRDFKNFYIGLVHQYWKGYFPNLLSYTRFVSKMPSLIAPMCAYFQSIKGKPTGIAFVDSTSLKVCHNIRIPRHKVFDGVAKRGKGTMGWFFGFKLHLLINHLGEIISLKITAGNVNDRTPVPDLCKELSGKLYADKGYIGKKLSESLKNSDVDLVTTSRKNMKAKEISAFDKAMLSKRYIIETINDQLKNISQIEHSRHRSVTGFMLNVISGVVAYCLKKQKPRIKLSECEFELILA
- a CDS encoding 5-formyltetrahydrofolate cyclo-ligase; translated protein: MQSPRHLRQDIRQRRKNLSQQYQHQAAYDLVQQCSTDLSIQKAQSIAIYLSADGEIGTHLLIEWLWEQGKNVFLPVIHPFSKGYLLFLEYDRTTPLIVNKYQIREPKLDKTKVIPISELDLILTPLVAFDHTGNRLGMGGGYYDRTLKNWHQYQQGPMPIGIAHSCQQVDILPVESWDVPLPRIITSDKIWKW
- the zapA gene encoding cell division protein ZapA, which translates into the protein MTSQAVQVQILGRAIKVNCPAGQEAALKEAAKDLNNRVNELSERTKVTNTEQLLTITSLNICYELHMSKNEASKHSSDVYQRMGLLASALEAAISLAKPSKTEESTAE
- the rpiA gene encoding ribose-5-phosphate isomerase RpiA; translation: MTQDEMKKAAGWAALEYVEVGSIVGVGTGSTVNHFIDALATMKDDIKGAVSSSVASTEKLKELGIEVFDCNDVAGLDVYVDGADEINGLNEMIKGGGAALTREKIVAAISDKFICIVDNTKQVDILGEFPLPVEVIPMARSYVARELVKLGGDPAYREGVVTDNGNMILDVHNMKITNAKELEDKINALPGVVTVGLFAHRGADVLLVGAPDGVKKFV